In one Drosophila albomicans strain 15112-1751.03 chromosome X, ASM965048v2, whole genome shotgun sequence genomic region, the following are encoded:
- the LOC117567237 gene encoding uncharacterized protein LOC117567237: MGCPCSKQLDNNNKALTNPLQQLKAAEAPAALGGRAQQRRRRREEKRQRQLAKLQKRNARKRRHQLGTANGSLRRSHSHNHSHGSVSSAAPQLRLRGGSNGSTATECISALYARSLEQQREEQQRLIELRTRQQLERQLYTFLLNQLLLGMQFFGHFEHELAAIDEQLLAKQRACAQTLSEHSLLHANVIDAAVAKRLLFKPNQGQNHNAAPAEPLQKPLTYVVFENVDVARPNDANYDSIAALCKVLLETDYYTTTPCRMQYVQLLEQARWMGYVRLKLREPAPNMPRSPCSATSDAVEGDATPTTAADNEGIYTDASSSGYSTGVGVAGSGRTSWDEGDYDHVYIARLNTQRSLAELQLEGRVLLQRNVLPEECVCRLGSCLPAWLEQSDDEDELESSDSEPELQDSNRSGYETVQVLRQCRVEQLRRRALLQQCYLSSQRFMHYFGQLLRQQLAQQLDISMEQLATASYRGCSIYTSNEELVPAIHVPHGWPDCAFEFNLRQRGGESSSWPTLQMRKRIQSFGYHVVPVGYAPKRARNPFRELEWRIIFPQAEQFLERQLSRMQLKLLLVLKIMVRSCVNDKCQAMGHIVEQLRTHLFWQCERDGSGDNNSDWSEEFLGEQLVRFVRSFADCLAKKQLSHYFIERRNLFEHVPEDALMELRAIMAGIAEQPLVHVLQGLRQLQHAADFYPKLNYAQLLETLVATDYLQLRSKAKFTRQTLPTCVEQQGATAEQLREEEETPSAAQGLLGMRQHQERTRGKLRRKTQLLRAQQLQLAEQRRNSDESLTQDMPLFVPRMSHVSQASSDSSTSGAGATPQLNDGVEILRRTNLLELLLDHQLSMLAKATEYRNAQHGQLYLAQTQRLCRLYQQLGCSQHAQQQYAQAICQAASQLERILLNESPRESCSLASPKFVEHVVQLHTAEVHSMSTPPSTNPTTPPPPTPPPTDKAAVDSVGSEATPSGPATAVQKLETLLQRMQLEPPAALQAIGSKTEQLVQQLELRDLLKRHTQKLKSAFN; encoded by the exons atGGGTTGTCCCTGCTCCAAGCAgctagacaacaacaacaaggcacTGACCAAtccgctgcagcagctgaaggCAGCCGAGGCACCAGCAGCGTTGGGGGGACGGGCTCAGCAACGACGCCGCCGACGGGAGGAGAAGCGACAACGACAGCTGGCTAAGCTGCAGAAGCGCAACGCACGCAAGCGACGTCATCAGCTGGGCACCGCCAACGGCAGCTTGCgtcgcagccacagccacaaccacAGCCATGGCTCGGTCAGCAGCGCGGCGCCACAGTTGCGTCTGCGCGgtggcagcaacggcagcactGCCACCGAATGCATTAGCGCACTCTACGCCCGCAGTCTGGAGCAACAGCGCGAGGAGCAGCAGCGACTGATTGAGTTGCGCACTCGACAGCAGCTGGAGCGGCAGCTGTACACGTTCCTTCTtaatcagctgctgctgggcatGCAGTTCTTTGGCCACTTCGAGCACGAGCTGGCCGCCATCGATGAGCAGCTGCTGGCCAAGCAACGCGCTTGCGCTCAAACGCTCTCGGAGCACAGTTTGCTCCATGCCAACGTTATCGATGCGGCGGTGGCGAAGCGATTGCTCTTTAAGCCCAA TCAGGGACAAAACCACAACGCAGCACCCGCTGAACCGCTGCAAAAACCGCTCACCTACGTGGTGTTCGAGAACGTGGACGTCGCTCGTCCGAACGACGCCAACTACGACTCGATAGCGGCGCTGTGCAAGGTGCTGCTGGAGACGGACTACTACACAACGACACCCTGTCGCATGCAGTACGTGCAGCTGCTGGAGCAGGCTCGTTGGATGGGCTATGTGCGACTCAAGCTTCGTGAACCGGCGCCCAACATGCCGCGCAGTCCGTGCAGCGCGACCAGCGACGCTGTCGAAGGCGATGCGACACCGACGACGGCGGCAGATAACGAAGGCATCTACACGGATGCTAGCAGCAGTGGCTACAGCACcggagtgggcgtggctggctCAGGGCGAACCAGCTGGGATGAGGGTGATTATGATCACGTGTACATAGCACGCTTGAACACGCAGCGTTCGTTGGCCGAGCTGCAACTTGAAGGACGTGTGCTGCTGCAGCGAAATGTGCTGCCCGAGGAATGCGTCTGTCGGCTGGGCAGCTGTTTGCCCGCCTGGCTGGAGCAGAGCGATGACGAGGATGAACTGGAGTCCAGTGATAGCGAGCCGGAGTTGCAGGACAGCAATCGCAGTGGCTACGAGACGGTTCAAGTGCTGCGTCAGTGTCGCGTGGAGCAACTCCGTCGTCGTGCGCTGCTCCAGCAATGCTATCTAAGCTCTCAGCGTTTCATGCACTACTTCGGTCAGTTGTTGCGCCAACAACTGGCCCAACAGTTGGACATTAGCATGGAGCAGCTGGCCACAGCCAGCTATCGTGGTTGCAGCATATACACCAGCAATGAGGAGCTGGTGCCCGCCATTCATGTGCCGCACGGTTGGCCGGACTGCGCCTTCGAGTTCAATTTGCGACAGCGCGGGGGAGAATCGAGTTCATGGCCCACGCTGCAGATGAGGAAACGCATTCAATCCTTTGGCTATCATGTGGTGCCCGTGGGCTATGCACCGAAGCGTGCGCGGAATCCCTTTCGGGAGCTGGAGTGGCGCATCATATTCCCGCAGGCGGAACAGTTCCTGGAGCGGCAGTTGTCACGCATGCAACTGaagttgctgctggtgctgaaGATCATGGTGCGGAGCTGTGTGAACGACAAATGCCAGGCCATGGGACACATTGTGGAGCAGTTGCGCACGCATCTCTTCTGGCAATGCGAACGTGATGGAAGTggggacaacaacagcgattgGTCTGAGGAGTTTCTGGGCGAGCAGCTGGTGCGTTTTGTGCGCAGCTTTGCCGACTGTTTGGCCAAGAAACAGCTGTCGCATTACTTCATCGAGCGACGCAATTTGTTCGAGCATGTGCCCGAGGATGCGCTGATGGAGCTGCGCGCTATCATGGCCGGCATTGCGGAGCAGCCGCTAGTCCATGTGCTGCAAGGACTGCGGCAGCTTCAACATGCCGCCGACTTTTATCCCAAGCTCAACTATGCCCAGCTGCTGGAGACACTTGTGGCCACCGACTACTTGCAGCTGCGCAGCAAAGCCAAGTTCACGCGACAAACGCTGCCCACTTGCGTAGAGCAGCAAGGGGCGACTGCTGAGCAGCTGCGCGAGGAGGAGGAAACACCTAGCGCCGCGCAAGGTTTACTGGGCATGCGTCAGCATCAGGAGCGCACGCGTGGCAAGCTGCGACGCAAAACGCAACTGCTGCGCgctcagcagctgcagctggccGAACAGCGTCGGAACTCGGACGAATCCCTCACCCAGGACATGCCACTGTTCGTGCCACGCATGTCACACGTCTCGCAAGCATCGAGTGATAGCTCCACCTCCGGCGCCGGCGCAACACCGCAGCTCAACGATGGCGTCGAGATACTGCGACGCACCAATCTGCTCGAGCTGCTGCTCGATCATCAGCTATCCATGCTGGCCAAGGCCACCGAGTACCGCAATGCCCAACATGGCCAGCTGTACTTGGCGCAGACGCAGCGCCTGTGTCGCCTCTATCAGCAGCTGGGCTGCTCGCAGCACGCTCAGCAGCAATATGCCCAGGCCATTTGCCAGGCAGCTAGTCAACTGGAGCGCATCCTCCTCAACGAGAGTCCGCGAGAGAGCTGCAGTCTCGCTTCCCCCAAGTTCGTGGAGCATGTGGTACAGTTGCACACGGCAGAAGTGCATTCCATGTCCACCCCACCCAGCACTAACCCCACAACACCGCCACCTCCCACTCCTCCCCCAACAGATAAGGCAGCTGTCGATTCAGTGGGGAGCGAAGCAACACCTAGTGGGCCTGCAACAGCCGTGCAGAAGCTGGAAACTCTGCTGCAGCGCATGCAACTGGAGCCACCGGCTGCACTGCAAGCCATCGGCTCCAAGACGGAGCAGCTGGTGCAGCAGCTTGAGCTGCGGGACTTGCTCAAACGACACACACAGAAGCTGAAGAGTGCCTTCAATTAA